The following are encoded together in the Armatimonadota bacterium genome:
- a CDS encoding glycoside hydrolase family 38 C-terminal domain-containing protein: MRLSVALTLIFAFFLWLFPTDLHPDSAIDEASIKEYTVHLIGHAHIDMNWLWLWPETVEVCKNTFSTMLKFMEEYPQFRFSQSQASAYLPIEEQYPEIFRQIQERVKSGQWEITGGTWTEGDMNMASGEAIVRQILYAKRYFMEKFGVEPLICWEPDTFGHAWTIPQILAKSGIKYYYFMRCGKGEPVFWWESPDGSRVLAFNRGSYNGSINESIKDAVLDLARRYDVKDAMFVYGVGDHGGGPTRKDIEKALELGKRKDFPNVKFDTAVGFFDTLLAQKKEFPVISNELNFVFRGCYTSHSDIKKMNRTMENLLPTAETFSSLAVPFGFKYPAEEFVEAWRNTCFNQFHDILDGTAIHGSYDYSKKLFDKAYSIGEAALKGALKTLADKVNTTGAGMPIIVFNPLSWQRTESISLPLPKNLVGREISVWDAKNHEMTSQIINGQLVFTAKDVPSVGYKTFYIRAKPSKIRQTALSQEPTIENEYFKVTVDKLSGTITNIYDKKTSRNVLPPNSKAALLQVLIEDPAGMSAWNIGNIKQTFDLDKAEFVNVIAPGVIRVKHKFNKSTFMQDIILRPGVPRIDFKMTADWFEQGTSKTDGAMLKVAFPVNVKDGKAVFDIPFGSIERPSNGDEVPALKWIDLSGKDYGVSLLNDCKYGHDVKDNVMRLSLLRASDDPDPTPDQGRHEITYSLYPHAGDWRQANTPRRGFELNNPLIPIFAQRHPGNLPEEHSFLSIEPPNLIVTALKKAEDSNDLILRFYECKGEPGTARINMGMKVRAALETDLAERPLHKPALALRGRDVTIPFGKWEIKTLRLELAK, translated from the coding sequence GTGAGACTAAGTGTAGCTCTGACTTTAATATTTGCTTTCTTTTTATGGCTATTCCCAACGGACTTGCATCCAGATTCAGCAATTGACGAAGCATCCATTAAGGAATATACCGTTCATCTTATTGGACACGCACACATTGACATGAACTGGCTTTGGCTTTGGCCAGAAACAGTTGAGGTATGCAAAAACACGTTCTCCACAATGCTCAAATTCATGGAAGAATATCCGCAATTCCGTTTCTCACAAAGCCAGGCATCAGCATATTTGCCAATCGAAGAGCAATATCCCGAAATTTTTAGGCAAATACAGGAACGCGTAAAAAGCGGGCAATGGGAAATTACCGGAGGAACATGGACCGAAGGCGACATGAACATGGCCTCCGGTGAAGCAATTGTTCGCCAAATTCTCTATGCCAAGCGTTACTTTATGGAAAAGTTCGGCGTTGAACCGCTAATCTGCTGGGAGCCTGACACATTCGGACACGCATGGACTATCCCTCAAATATTAGCAAAGAGTGGCATCAAGTACTACTATTTTATGCGCTGCGGCAAAGGTGAACCTGTATTTTGGTGGGAATCCCCGGATGGATCTCGAGTTCTTGCATTTAATCGCGGCAGTTACAACGGCTCCATTAATGAAAGCATCAAGGATGCTGTACTTGACTTAGCCAGACGCTATGACGTCAAAGACGCAATGTTCGTCTATGGTGTCGGTGACCACGGGGGTGGCCCAACTAGGAAAGATATTGAAAAAGCCCTCGAGCTTGGAAAACGCAAAGACTTTCCAAATGTCAAGTTTGACACAGCCGTTGGCTTCTTTGACACCTTGCTAGCGCAAAAGAAAGAGTTTCCTGTTATAAGCAATGAATTAAATTTCGTATTTAGAGGCTGCTATACTAGCCACTCAGATATCAAGAAGATGAACCGCACTATGGAAAATCTGCTGCCGACGGCAGAAACGTTCTCTTCACTAGCGGTTCCTTTTGGCTTCAAATACCCTGCCGAGGAGTTCGTAGAAGCTTGGCGAAATACATGTTTCAACCAATTCCATGACATCCTTGACGGCACGGCGATACACGGCTCCTACGACTACTCAAAGAAGCTTTTCGATAAGGCATATTCGATTGGAGAAGCAGCGCTAAAAGGCGCTCTTAAAACTCTTGCTGACAAAGTAAATACTACAGGCGCTGGAATGCCCATCATAGTATTCAACCCGCTCTCCTGGCAACGAACAGAATCAATAAGCTTGCCCTTACCCAAAAACCTAGTCGGACGAGAAATAAGCGTATGGGACGCTAAAAACCATGAAATGACTTCGCAAATCATCAATGGTCAGTTAGTATTTACAGCAAAAGATGTTCCTTCAGTTGGCTATAAAACATTCTATATTCGCGCAAAGCCGTCAAAAATAAGACAAACGGCACTTTCTCAGGAACCAACAATAGAGAACGAATACTTCAAAGTAACTGTTGATAAGCTTTCCGGTACTATCACCAATATTTATGACAAGAAAACCAGCCGCAATGTTCTCCCTCCGAATAGCAAGGCTGCGCTTCTTCAAGTATTGATTGAAGATCCCGCCGGGATGTCAGCCTGGAATATCGGAAACATTAAGCAGACCTTTGACTTAGACAAAGCCGAGTTTGTCAATGTCATAGCACCAGGTGTCATACGTGTCAAACACAAGTTCAACAAATCCACATTCATGCAAGATATAATCCTCCGTCCTGGTGTGCCGCGGATTGATTTCAAAATGACCGCCGACTGGTTCGAGCAAGGAACATCCAAGACGGATGGTGCAATGCTAAAAGTAGCATTCCCTGTCAATGTCAAGGATGGCAAGGCTGTCTTTGACATCCCTTTTGGAAGCATCGAACGGCCCTCAAATGGCGATGAAGTTCCCGCACTAAAATGGATAGACTTATCCGGCAAAGATTACGGGGTCAGCCTGTTAAACGACTGCAAATATGGCCATGACGTCAAAGACAACGTTATGCGCCTTTCCCTGCTAAGAGCATCGGATGATCCTGACCCGACACCCGACCAGGGACGACATGAAATTACTTATTCTCTCTATCCCCACGCAGGTGATTGGCGTCAGGCCAACACGCCAAGAAGAGGCTTTGAGCTAAACAACCCGCTCATCCCAATTTTTGCTCAAAGGCACCCAGGCAATCTGCCTGAGGAGCACTCATTTCTCAGCATAGAACCGCCGAACCTAATCGTCACAGCACTAAAGAAAGCAGAGGATTCAAATGACCTTATACTTAGGTTTTACGAATGCAAAGGAGAACCAGGAACTGCAAGAATTAATATGGGAATGAAGGTGCGAGCCGCCTTGGAAACCGACTTAGCCGAGCGGCCGCTTCACAAGCCTGCCCTGGCGCTTAGGGGAAGGGATGTTACTATTCCTTTCGGTAAATGGGAAATTAAAACACTTAGATTGGAGCTAGCAAAATGA
- a CDS encoding DegT/DnrJ/EryC1/StrS family aminotransferase, giving the protein MSKLALFGGEKAVKSNDGDIFTWPIVTKEDEAAVLEVLQRGAMSGTDVTKQFEEEFAAWLGCKYALAHNNGTAAIQAAMFGCKIGVGDEIICPSITYWASAIPAFTLGATVVFADVDPWTLCLDPDDIERWISDRTKAIMVVHYLGYPADMDRIMAIARKHGLKVIEDVSHAHGGLYKGKKVGTFGDVAAMSLMSGKSLPIGEGGILCTDDLEIYERAIAFGHYERFGANITTPYLKQFAGLPLGGYKYRMHQLSSAMGRVQLKHYDERMQEIDKAMNYFWDGLEGVPGIRAHRPPKGSNCTMGGWYACHGIYVPEELGGLSVTRFTEAVRAEGCPTSPGANNALHLHPLFTKCDVYGHGKPTRIANSTRDVRQYKGDLPVSEGVGARTYSIPWFKKYRPEIIDQYIEAFRKVCDNYEELLADDPGNPENIGGWHFFQHSS; this is encoded by the coding sequence ATGAGTAAATTGGCTTTATTTGGTGGAGAAAAGGCTGTCAAAAGCAACGACGGCGACATTTTCACTTGGCCAATCGTCACAAAAGAGGACGAGGCTGCGGTGCTCGAAGTACTTCAGCGCGGAGCCATGTCCGGCACAGATGTAACTAAGCAATTCGAAGAAGAATTTGCTGCATGGTTGGGCTGCAAATACGCCCTGGCACACAATAACGGCACGGCAGCCATTCAAGCGGCAATGTTTGGATGCAAGATTGGAGTAGGAGATGAGATAATTTGTCCAAGCATAACCTACTGGGCATCAGCAATTCCGGCGTTCACACTTGGCGCAACTGTTGTATTTGCAGATGTAGATCCTTGGACGCTCTGCCTCGACCCGGACGACATTGAAAGATGGATTTCCGACCGAACAAAAGCAATTATGGTTGTCCATTATTTAGGCTACCCAGCGGATATGGACCGCATTATGGCGATTGCCCGCAAACATGGTTTGAAGGTAATAGAAGACGTATCGCATGCACATGGCGGCCTCTATAAAGGGAAAAAAGTCGGTACTTTTGGCGATGTGGCTGCAATGTCCTTAATGAGCGGCAAATCTCTGCCCATTGGTGAAGGTGGCATTCTCTGCACCGACGACCTTGAAATTTATGAGCGTGCAATCGCATTTGGGCACTATGAGCGCTTTGGAGCAAACATAACAACACCCTACCTCAAACAGTTCGCTGGGCTTCCCCTAGGTGGTTACAAATATCGGATGCACCAACTAAGTTCAGCAATGGGAAGGGTTCAACTAAAACATTATGATGAAAGAATGCAAGAAATAGATAAGGCAATGAATTACTTCTGGGATGGCTTGGAGGGTGTCCCAGGCATTAGGGCGCACAGACCGCCTAAAGGGTCGAACTGCACAATGGGTGGGTGGTATGCATGCCACGGGATATACGTACCAGAAGAACTAGGCGGACTTTCCGTGACCCGATTCACAGAAGCGGTGAGGGCGGAAGGTTGCCCTACAAGTCCTGGGGCGAATAACGCTTTACACCTCCATCCACTTTTCACCAAGTGCGATGTCTATGGCCATGGAAAGCCCACCAGAATAGCAAACTCCACACGCGACGTGCGCCAATATAAGGGCGACCTACCAGTAAGCGAAGGAGTAGGAGCAAGGACTTACTCAATCCCATGGTTTAAGAAATACCGGCCAGAAATCATTGACCAGTACATAGAGGCGTTTAGAAAAGTTTGCGATAACTACGAGGAGTTATTAGCCGATGATCCAGGTAACCCTGAGAATATTGGCGGCTGGCATTTCTTCCAGCACTCCAGCTAA